Genomic segment of Populus trichocarpa isolate Nisqually-1 chromosome 12, P.trichocarpa_v4.1, whole genome shotgun sequence:
tgcataaaAAGTCTTGTGGAAATCTGTgtgtgtttctttttctttttgggattTGAAGATTGATCTTGTGCTTATGGTTTGTTATTTGAAATTGAAGCCATGGGAGACATATTCTGCTGATTTATCAATTAATCTGACGAAGCATCATGCCCCAGTCACTTTTTTGGACAAAATGGCTTATTGGACTGTCAAGTCTCTCAGATGGCCcactgatttgttctttcaggTATGGTCGATTCATTTTACCCTTCTTtccttctgttattttcatcaaatcaattgtttgttttttttttcgtgttctGATCTTTAGATTTCATAAATTGTGACTGCGCATGTTTCTTTGGATTGACAAATTATGGAAGACGTTTTTTTGTTGACAAAAATTGTACGATTATCCATGAAAATATTGCTGTTGGAccctaaattttgatttttgtgttgGTTTTTGAGGCAATACAGGATGCTAGGGTTATCCCCTCTGTTGTTGTCAGAACTACAGTAACAGAGGACAACTACAAATTGATAGAGGAATATCCTATTGGTATGTATCCATGAAATGAAATTGTCAAGGGAAAAACCAAAAACTGGGTTTAAGAAAGGTGGCTCTATGGATTTCTTGCCTTTCTCAAAGGGAAAGATAAAGGGATTCTGTTTGTTACTGATAATGAATGAGCATCGCAAATGGGTCATAAATGTGATGATTAGTTCTTAAATACCAGGAATCAAATGTCTATAATTACCAAATAGATTGTTAGATGTGCAAGGCAAATTTTGATGTGTTCTTTTTTCTGTATGTAACAGAGAAGGTATGGCTGCCGCGCAATGATGTTGGAGACTGTGGCAGCAGTGCCAGGAATGGTAGGAGGCATGCTGCTGCACTGCAAGTCCTTGAGGCGATTTGAGCACAGTGGAGGATGGATCAAAGCATTACTTGAAGAGGCTGAAAACGAGCGAATGCATCTCATGACATTCATGGAGGTGGCAAATCCCAGGTGGTATGAACGTGCTCTAGTGATTACTGTCCAAGGTGTTTTCTTCAATGCTTACTTCCTTGGCTACCTCATCTCCCCGAAATTCGCTCATCGCATGGTGGGGTATCTCGAGGAGGAAGCTATTCATTCTTACACCGAGTTCCTGAAGGAGTTGGACAAAGGCAACATTAAGAATGTTCCAGCTCCTGCCATCGCTATTGATTATTGGCGCTTGCCTCCTAACTCCACCCTCCGCGATGTTGTTGAGGTTGTTAGAGCTGATGAAGCACATCACCGTGATGTAAATCACTTTGCATCGGTGAGAATCCGATTGAAATTGTCCAACTTCATCATGATTTTTCAACTGAGGCCTTTCCTGCTCTGCATAGATTAAATTAATCATTCATTTTCTGCTTCTAACAccgctcttttttctttttcaaattctaaTTTATTGTTCTTGAATCACTTGCAGGACATACACTATCAAGGACGCGAACTGAAGGAAGCTCCTGCTCCTATCGGTTACCACTAAAATGCTTCCAGGAGACAGGCTGAAACTTTTAACTATAAAACTATGTACAGAAAAGTGAAGttctttgattaaaaattaataaaagtttgAGAGTGGTATGGTTACGGACTATTGCTGTCCTGTTCTATTCTGCTATGAAATTTATGTTGTAACTTTGTTGACACTAGTTGAATTTAATGTAAGCCTACTTCCTTGTAAATCAATCTTGTGCTTGTTCATTGTTTGCCTGGTTTTGGAGCTCAAAGAGTTCGCTAGCAACTGGTGATGGCACTGGTCATAAAGGACTGGTGATTCCCAGatgacaaatcaaataaatatgatCCCTTCAGATGATTATGGATACCAATTACCTGTTGTTGGTGGTGATTATTGGCTTATGAGAAATCATCTAAAGCACCCAAAACATTCTTCTTGATTATAGGCTTTGCATTTAAGCACGCAAAATGCTTTTCCTTCTGAACCATCCCTGGAAACATCTTGATGAGAGAATTTCAATCCTTGGGCCTCACCCATCAAGCGAAGGACATCGGTCATCCTCACACATGTTTGTTGGTTGACCCTTGAGCCTAATTTCCTAGGAATCTTTCAGGGTTTCAATCTATGCCCAGGAACGGGCTCCCATGGCCTTGGCatatgattaaagaaaaaacctggTTACCTGCAACTTGGGGCCTCAAATCGGTTTgtcattaagaaaaaatagagtgaTGATTGGTGCAACCTTTAAAAACCTAGATTCATCTGTGCAATCTAAGGTAAAACTCAGGCtaaaaaattcttgtttttttttaaattttttttatcaacacgatgttgttttaatctttaaaaaaaaatcaacatgtgtGAACTCTCGTCTTATTTAGATTAGGTTTTAAAGTTacaataataaccatttttatttttacttaattgaacaattttaaatctaaaagttttttataataatattttaaaaataaaaaaacaataaatattatctttgtaaacatgtttttttttaccttaaattttaaaaatatagaaatccGTACTAAAATTATCTAAGTAACATATTTTAGttctcaaacaatttttttgcaCAATTACATTCTTTTCTGGCCAAATTAAAAAGCAATTGCAATCAAATTTGTTAACTTAAGATAAGATTAAACAAAGAAGAATCAAAGTGGAAATTGTggcaatattataaaaagtttaatttagtcctAAAACTTTACAAAttcatattttgatataaaagtttatttttgttattttctggTTTCTGGTTTGAGAGAGATATCACCGAATTATGgtactagaaagaaaaaatcattattgaCATCAATTACAactattaaaatgattaattttaatgttaacaagttttatttaatgaaaggAGTTCTATTTAGATATTTTCACCTTGAAAtcgcataaaaaaacaaatttaatcttaaaaagatttttaatttcaagttttctgtttttttaatgtcatttaTATCTGTATTGCTAGTATGTGCATGTGCAAGACGATTCAAGAAAACTCTTGTTGCGTGCAGATCCATGAAGTGTATCGAAAGCAAGCGTGCTTGTGCTTGTGCTTGTGCTAAAGCATGAAAGCGAAAATATACAACCCTTATTGCTAATTTGCAACGTCAGcttaaataaaagtttaattactTATTTATAAACATGGTTGGCTTTGGAATAAATGGCGAGTATTAgactgattttgtttttgtgtttaagaaagtttttttttaaaaaatttaatttttaaattattttttataattttgtatcgttttaatatactaatatttttaaaaaattaaaatatattatttgagtttcttgtttttacttttatatgtatttatttggTAATGTTTAATAGTATGCTGACCTAGAGAATAAATAGTACACTTAGGACCAAAAGAGGTTTCAAAATTGTCAAGCTAACTAGCCCTCACTtaggaccaagaaaaaaaacaggacCTCAACTCAGTTGTACTTCATGCACCTCAACTCAGTTGTACTTTCATAGTTCATACCGATGTagacataaaattattaaatattaaaaaaaacaatgcccgTGACATTTTCAATGTACGTACATTGTGTCTTAAAATACTGccgattttctttttcaattactttattttttttcttttaatttcatcattttaaatttagttaatttaagatAAGGGTTAATGATTTGACTTGGTTAGCCTTGCATGAGTTTCTCGCAATGTTTGAAAAGATTTTGAGATTAAATCAAAGCTTGATTTGGCAAAACTAAACtagattttattgattaaatataattaaaattgtgAGGATGAAAATTAATGCTGGAACAaattatcatactttttatttttggatgtaCTGTAGTTGGGGGTGTGTTTTCAGCATTTTAGTCCCAAtacttatttcttttatttctttcttaattttaaactttattttctaagatttttacattttgatacaaaactttattttcatcacagtttgatttcaagcttaaaagagaagagagggttattagaacataataaaaaaaaacaagaggtcAGTTGTTTATTAGGTTagtaaaatggtttttttagggttttagactgtttattaagttttattatatataaatgagctcaaaaatagatttaaaaaccaaaaaaacacatCTATGTGATGGTGATAGCCAAATTCTAGAAAGACAGGTGACAAGTGATCTGTCATCTGATAAAATGTGTTATTTTAGTGAAACACCGTAgctgtaaaaaatttaaatgaaatattataatttatatttgttatggttttaaaacacaacatgtaaaaattatgatatgtataaaatatattattttataaattatattattccatcaatattttaaatatattgtgttaattttaaaataaaaaatcagtaaaTTTATGGAGTCGGAGAAAAACTCGGACCCGTGCTCATGGGAAAGGAATATTCCAGCATGGCAAAGTCTTACGCTATCTCCGAAACTTgttctcaaagaaaaaataaaaaatacaagggcGTTACGGCGCCACGAtttgcatggaaaaaaaaaatccttcgagTCTGAAAACTTCATGACCATCGGATGCCCTTCTCTCTAGACGACGCCGTACAGAGAAGCTAAATTAACCACCCAgtacttgaatttgaattaCTATGTATTCGAAGGGTTTAATTATCACTTATTCATGCTAAATGTCTTTATCACTATGCATTCCTATTTAATTAACTCGTACTCCATATTGCAATTTCTTCGGTTATTATTTGAAGTGTCCTTTTCTGTAGAATTATTGAGGTTCATtttcttgatataaataaattaatttaaaatatgtttctactcttataaaagacaaaaaataaggtATATATATTTAGCGGTATTTTAtcatttcacatattttttttaattttcaagctcATGAAtggtattgtggtagttttaagttgaaaaaatatttttctttttattaaaatttttttattttaaatttcaacctccaatttaaattttcttgataccctataatttattttttatttttattttcatcctcattcttttaattataatttttttatgtgattaatttttttctcggtttcatcatttgatgtttgatttattagggatcggacttcataattttttttgtttgtggtgCTTCTTATCTAATGACACGACTCATGAGTTTAAAAAGTTAGTGcgatttgaattcttttttttttctcattttttttaatgattttatcatcctaaattattatttttaaaattgattttgtggttatcttcaatttatttcataTCGGTATATCTCGGTCTCATAACTTAAGTCACaagttttgcatgttttttttaatagagttttttttttttaaaaaaatatcttgtttgtatttatttttttgaagaattgttttttatacaaatgagctttattttataaaaatgatatttctaatatgttctgccatgcataatatttttttattattttattcaattagtttcatatatgtttttgtttttattattattttattgattttaataaacaaatcaGTAgacaaaaacaagtaaatatcttattttgcggaatcaaatatcttgatccacatccatctcttaattttttcagattctcttttagttattgttaataacttttttttgtttatttattatatagataattatcgattttatttgattagttccttgcataattttttttatttacatttatttttttatgtcaaaaaatatattaaattagtctgcatacctaattttttttaaaaaaaattacaacccaTAACGGAATACagattgttaattaataatcaattgGTGATTGAAAGGGAGGTTTGTagtataaaattagaagaagtGTTTGGCTCTTATTTTGCCAGTTCAGATATTTTAGGGCAAGCTGCAAAACCTAAATAATTGGCCATACTTGTACTTGCTAGATGGTATCAAAAACTTGtactttgttttatatatatatatatatagacacacttGCTAGATGGTACCAAAAACATGTACTTTAGTAGAAGCTTCATGAGACATGAAGGCATGAATAATAAGAGCCAAACAAtcgttttttaattaataacctAAACATAaccctaaaattaattaaaattaggaATATACACACACTTGTACTTTGTTAGAAGCTTAAAAGATAAgcatgaataatatatatatattgtacgtCGTTAGAAGCTTCATGGCATAGGCATGAATAATATAGAGGAAAAACATCTCTTAAACCCCACATATATATAGAGAGGGAAAACATCTCTTAAACCCCAACAAAATAAAACGACCAAAAAGCCTCCCTCTTTCCTCCTCTCCAAACTTTCTAACAAAAGAATTCCTGCAAGAAAAGAATACTTCCCTTCTTGTTACCATTCTTGATCTTCAAGATGTTGATGATGGCAGGTCGCGGAGGAGCCACCAAGTTGGCGAGTTCCATGATGTTGGTTGCACGTTGTTTCTCAACAGCCACCGCCCGTGGGATGTTAGTCAAAGAGGCTGTCCATGCTAAAGCGATGGGGTTTCATGGGGATGTTGTGCGTGGGAATGTTGGTGAATTTTTGGTTCGGGGTTCGGTGTTTGGTTTGAGGCATGGGAGTACTGCGAGTTTTAGTGAGAAGGATCAGCAACAGAATGTTCAGCTGGTCGCggagggtggtggtggtgataaagaggagaagaaggagaGTACTGTTAGTTACTGGGGTGTTCCTCCTAGTAGGGTTACTAAAGAGGATGGAACTGAGTGGAAGTGGAATTCTTTTAGAGTAAGATTGCTACTTTCTTTAAAGCTTTCaacttttttgtcttttgttttggttttcattgATATATAAATGCTTATGGGTTCTTCTTTTTCATGTATGGTTTTGGTTTCTTGAATCAAAGTTTCATGCTTtcgtgataaaaaaaagttttttttttttgtttcgttggaattttcttattcttgttaAGATGTGTATAGCATAAAAAATCTCGTGGAAATatgtgtgtttt
This window contains:
- the LOC7489823 gene encoding ubiquinol oxidase 2, mitochondrial → MMMASREGASKLVSSMMLVSRSFSTATARGIVAKEAVPAKAVGFNGDVVRRNIGEFWVRGSVFGLRHGSTASYSGKDQQQEEVKHSQPVAEGGDKAEEKNAIVSYWGVPPSRVTKEDGTEWKWNCFRPWETYSADLSINLTKHHAPVTFLDKMAYWTVKSLRWPTDLFFQRRYGCRAMMLETVAAVPGMVGGMLLHCKSLRRFEHSGGWIKALLEEAENERMHLMTFMEVANPRWYERALVITVQGVFFNAYFLGYLISPKFAHRMVGYLEEEAIHSYTEFLKELDKGNIKNVPAPAIAIDYWRLPPNSTLRDVVEVVRADEAHHRDVNHFASDIHYQGRELKEAPAPIGYH